A section of the Microbacterium forte genome encodes:
- a CDS encoding HPr family phosphocarrier protein: MISAHNGVHARPVAELVRLVQAHPHVVTLRTSSGAVVDLSSVLALMDLALAPGDAVVLETAESADAESVLDTLAGVLDPRA, encoded by the coding sequence GTGATCAGCGCGCACAACGGGGTGCACGCGCGCCCCGTCGCCGAGCTCGTCAGGCTCGTGCAGGCGCACCCGCACGTCGTGACTCTGCGCACGTCGTCGGGCGCAGTCGTGGACCTCAGCAGCGTTCTCGCGCTGATGGACCTCGCACTCGCGCCCGGCGACGCGGTGGTGCTCGAGACGGCGGAGTCGGCGGATGCCGAATCGGTCCTCGACACCCTGGCCGGCGTGCTGGATCCTCGGGCCTGA
- a CDS encoding phospho-sugar mutase, with amino-acid sequence MNDERLAQARAWMRQDPDHETRDELAAVITRAASGDEAAAADLDDRFGARLAFGTAGLRGALGAGSNRMNRVLVAQAAAGFAAYLREKSHGRTPTVVIGYDGRRNSRVFATDSAELFAGAGLRAILLPRLLPTPVLAFAVRHLGADAGVMVTASHNPPNDNGYKVYLGGADQGSQIVAPADAEIAAHIQRVADADDVSALPRSTDYETAGEDVVEAYVAATAAISPAPAGASDLRWVYTAMHGVGWETLSKIVSAAGYPQPMVVAEQLTPDATFRTVSFPNPEEPGAMDLSFARARRVQADFIIANDPDADRLAVAIPDASSESGWRRLTGNEVGLLLGARAARAAAGTPGASLACSLVSSPGLGAVAAHHGLDFHETLTGFKWISRAPGIVFGFEEALGYLVNPETVRDKDGISAAVAVLGLAAEAHERGKSLADLLSELGDTYGHFASGQVSVRVQDLSVIGSVMLSLRTIPPRQLGGHAIASAEDLLHADEGQPSGDVLRYRLADGSRIIVRPSGTEPKLKVYIDATADSADRASATVAELEAAVRVLLEERS; translated from the coding sequence GTGAACGACGAGCGCCTGGCGCAGGCGCGCGCCTGGATGAGACAGGACCCGGATCACGAGACCCGCGACGAGCTCGCCGCGGTCATCACCCGCGCGGCCTCCGGCGACGAGGCGGCGGCCGCCGACCTCGACGACCGCTTCGGCGCCAGACTCGCGTTCGGCACGGCAGGGCTCCGCGGGGCGCTCGGCGCCGGCAGCAACCGCATGAACCGCGTGCTCGTCGCGCAGGCGGCCGCGGGTTTCGCCGCCTACCTGCGAGAGAAGTCGCACGGCCGCACGCCGACGGTCGTCATCGGCTATGACGGCCGCCGCAACTCCCGGGTGTTCGCGACCGACTCCGCCGAGCTGTTCGCAGGGGCAGGTCTGCGAGCGATCCTCCTCCCGAGGCTGCTGCCGACACCCGTGCTCGCCTTCGCGGTGCGCCACCTGGGGGCGGACGCCGGCGTCATGGTGACGGCATCGCACAACCCGCCGAACGACAACGGCTACAAGGTCTATCTGGGCGGCGCCGACCAGGGTTCGCAGATCGTCGCACCCGCCGACGCCGAGATCGCCGCGCACATCCAGCGGGTCGCCGACGCGGATGACGTCTCGGCCCTGCCTCGCTCCACCGACTACGAGACGGCGGGTGAGGACGTCGTCGAGGCGTACGTGGCAGCGACAGCCGCGATCTCGCCCGCGCCTGCGGGCGCATCGGACCTCCGCTGGGTCTACACCGCGATGCACGGGGTCGGCTGGGAGACGCTGTCGAAGATCGTGTCGGCCGCCGGATACCCACAGCCGATGGTCGTCGCGGAGCAGCTGACGCCCGACGCGACGTTCCGCACCGTGTCGTTCCCCAACCCCGAGGAGCCGGGGGCGATGGACCTGTCGTTCGCTCGGGCGCGCCGAGTGCAGGCGGACTTCATCATCGCGAACGATCCGGATGCCGACCGCCTCGCGGTGGCCATCCCCGATGCGTCCTCCGAGAGCGGATGGCGTCGCCTCACCGGCAACGAGGTCGGACTCCTGCTCGGTGCGCGCGCAGCTCGGGCGGCTGCGGGCACTCCCGGGGCCTCCCTGGCCTGCTCGCTCGTCTCCTCCCCCGGCCTCGGCGCCGTCGCCGCGCACCACGGCCTCGACTTCCACGAGACGCTCACGGGCTTCAAATGGATCTCCCGCGCCCCCGGCATCGTGTTCGGGTTCGAGGAGGCCCTCGGGTACCTCGTGAACCCCGAGACCGTGCGCGACAAGGACGGCATCTCGGCCGCCGTCGCGGTCCTCGGTCTCGCGGCCGAGGCTCACGAGCGCGGGAAGTCGCTCGCCGACCTGCTGTCGGAGCTGGGCGACACCTACGGCCATTTCGCCAGCGGACAGGTGTCGGTGCGCGTGCAGGATCTCTCGGTCATCGGCAGTGTGATGCTGTCCCTGCGCACGATCCCGCCGCGGCAGCTCGGTGGCCACGCCATCGCCTCTGCGGAGGATCTGCTGCACGCCGACGAGGGACAGCCGTCCGGCGATGTGCTGCGGTACAGGCTCGCAGACGGCTCGCGCATCATCGTGCGTCCGAGCGGCACCGAGCCGAAGCTCAAGGTCTACATCGACGCCACCGCCGACTCTGCGGACCGGGCGAGTGCGACGGTCGCGGAGCTCGAGGCCGCAGTGCGCGTGCTCCTGGAAGAACGCTCGTAG
- a CDS encoding purine-nucleoside phosphorylase, which translates to MSETHSNPLDDPNANPFGVAADAAADIARLTGVEKHDIALTLGSGWGKAADIIGETTATIPATEVTGFSKPALEGHVGTLRSIRTPDGKNVLVIGARTHYYEGHGVRRVVHSVRTAAATGAKIMVLTNGAGGVRETWTPGQPVLISDHINLTADSPLEGATFIDLTDLYSPRLRDIARSVDPSLDEGVYTQFRGPHYETPAEVQMAKHIGGHIVGMSTALEAIAAREAGMEILGFSLITNLAAGIQKTPLSHAEVIEAGREAEPVISALLARVVEAL; encoded by the coding sequence ATGTCCGAAACACACAGCAACCCCCTCGACGACCCGAATGCGAACCCGTTCGGGGTCGCAGCCGACGCAGCCGCCGACATCGCGCGCCTGACCGGAGTCGAGAAGCACGACATCGCCTTGACCCTCGGCAGCGGCTGGGGCAAGGCCGCCGACATCATCGGCGAGACCACAGCGACCATCCCCGCCACCGAGGTCACCGGATTCTCGAAGCCCGCTCTCGAAGGGCACGTGGGCACTCTGCGCAGCATCCGCACCCCCGACGGCAAGAACGTGCTCGTCATCGGCGCCCGCACCCACTACTACGAGGGCCACGGTGTGCGCCGGGTCGTGCACTCGGTGCGCACAGCCGCAGCCACGGGGGCGAAGATCATGGTGCTCACCAACGGTGCAGGCGGCGTCCGCGAGACGTGGACCCCCGGCCAGCCGGTGCTGATCAGCGACCACATCAACCTCACCGCCGACTCGCCTCTCGAAGGGGCGACCTTCATCGACCTCACCGACCTCTACTCCCCGCGCCTGCGTGACATCGCCCGCAGTGTCGATCCCTCGCTCGATGAGGGCGTCTACACGCAGTTCCGCGGCCCGCACTACGAGACGCCGGCCGAGGTGCAGATGGCGAAGCACATCGGCGGCCACATCGTCGGCATGTCGACCGCCCTCGAAGCGATCGCCGCACGCGAGGCAGGCATGGAGATCCTCGGGTTCTCGCTCATCACGAACCTCGCAGCCGGCATCCAGAAGACGCCTCTCAGCCACGCGGAGGTCATCGAAGCCGGCCGCGAGGCCGAGCCGGTGATCTCGGCGCTGCTGGCCCGAGTGGTCGAGGCGCTGTGA
- a CDS encoding NAD(P)H-quinone dehydrogenase: MEIMSSTPFERTQRVAVLGGGPGGYEAALAAAQLGAEVTLVERVGVGGAAVLTDVVPSKSLIATADAAIAISEASDLGVQFYAKGEHGKPLKPEIAINLAAVNKRLIALAGQQSEDMRSALLEAGVRILSGHGRLEGPNAIIVSTGHGGTDFDRIEADTIIVAVGASPRELDSAKPDGKRILTWTQLYDMKALPEHLIVVGSGVTGAEFASAYMNLGAKVTLVSSRDQVLPGEDQDAARVLEKVFKRGGMTVLSKARAEKVEVTKDGVTATLSDGRTVDGSHCLMAVGSIPNTAGIGLEDAGVELDESGHVRVNRVARTSVPNVYAVGDCTNFFPLASVASMQGRTAVFHALGDIVIPLELIKITSNIFTAPEIATVGYSEKDVEDGVADGLVYKLPLAANPRAKMMGIKDGFVKLIARKGSGTVIGGVIVGPKASELIYPIAVAVERRLTVDQVSRVFAAYPSLSSSITDASRAMHLVNAKIS; this comes from the coding sequence ATGGAGATCATGTCTTCCACCCCTTTTGAGCGCACTCAGCGCGTCGCCGTGCTCGGCGGCGGTCCCGGCGGCTACGAGGCGGCGCTCGCCGCCGCCCAGCTCGGAGCCGAGGTGACCCTGGTCGAGCGCGTGGGCGTCGGCGGCGCGGCGGTCCTCACCGACGTCGTCCCCTCGAAGAGCCTGATCGCCACGGCCGATGCGGCCATCGCGATCTCGGAGGCATCCGACCTGGGTGTGCAGTTCTACGCGAAGGGCGAGCACGGCAAGCCGCTGAAGCCCGAGATCGCGATCAACCTCGCCGCCGTCAACAAGCGACTCATCGCCCTCGCCGGACAGCAGTCCGAGGACATGCGCTCTGCGCTGCTCGAAGCCGGCGTGCGCATCCTGTCCGGACACGGACGCCTCGAGGGGCCGAACGCGATCATCGTCTCGACCGGTCACGGCGGCACGGACTTCGACCGCATCGAGGCCGACACGATCATCGTCGCCGTCGGCGCGTCGCCGCGCGAGCTGGACTCGGCGAAGCCCGACGGCAAACGCATCCTCACCTGGACGCAGCTGTACGACATGAAGGCTCTGCCCGAGCACCTCATCGTCGTCGGATCCGGTGTGACCGGTGCCGAGTTCGCCTCCGCCTACATGAACCTCGGCGCCAAGGTCACCCTGGTGTCCAGCCGCGACCAGGTGCTTCCGGGCGAGGATCAGGATGCCGCGCGCGTGCTCGAGAAGGTCTTCAAGCGCGGTGGCATGACGGTGCTCTCGAAGGCTCGCGCCGAGAAGGTCGAGGTCACGAAGGACGGCGTGACGGCGACGCTGTCGGACGGCCGCACGGTCGACGGCAGCCACTGCCTCATGGCCGTCGGATCGATCCCCAACACCGCGGGCATCGGCCTCGAGGATGCGGGAGTCGAACTCGACGAGAGCGGACACGTCCGCGTCAACCGCGTGGCTCGCACCTCGGTTCCCAACGTCTACGCCGTCGGCGACTGCACGAACTTCTTCCCGTTGGCATCCGTCGCGTCGATGCAGGGCCGCACGGCCGTCTTCCACGCGCTGGGCGACATCGTGATCCCGCTCGAGCTGATCAAGATCACGTCGAACATCTTCACCGCGCCCGAGATCGCGACGGTCGGATACTCCGAGAAGGACGTCGAGGACGGCGTGGCTGACGGGCTCGTCTACAAGCTGCCTCTCGCCGCGAACCCACGGGCCAAGATGATGGGCATCAAGGACGGCTTCGTGAAGCTCATCGCCCGCAAGGGCTCCGGCACCGTGATCGGCGGCGTGATCGTCGGACCGAAGGCATCCGAGCTGATCTACCCGATCGCCGTCGCAGTCGAACGCCGTCTGACGGTCGACCAGGTCTCGCGTGTGTTCGCGGCGTACCCGTCGCTGTCGAGCAGCATCACCGACGCGAGCCGGGCGATGCACCTCGTCAACGCGAAGATCTCGTAG
- a CDS encoding WXG100 family type VII secretion target, giving the protein MDSRIISIEHDQLDAACTEISEHVRQIDAELDRLEAAADALSWQWSGEAQVAYRVAQREWHQSMREMTAIAHALSAIAHRGNNSFRAQDRRDAAVWAR; this is encoded by the coding sequence ATGGACAGTCGAATCATCTCGATCGAGCACGACCAGCTGGACGCCGCGTGCACCGAGATCTCGGAGCATGTGAGGCAGATCGACGCCGAGCTCGATCGACTCGAGGCTGCGGCGGACGCGCTGTCCTGGCAGTGGTCAGGAGAGGCACAGGTCGCCTATCGTGTGGCGCAGCGCGAATGGCACCAGTCGATGCGCGAGATGACGGCGATCGCACATGCGCTGTCCGCGATCGCCCATCGGGGCAACAACAGCTTCCGTGCGCAGGATCGCCGCGACGCGGCCGTCTGGGCACGCTGA